aaaaaattgacTTAAAAATTTCAGTTTggtaattatatatgtgtaaatatataataaaattaatataaaaaagaaataaaaaaaaacatgaatataaattaacTTTTAATCATTAGTAGAAGCAAGAAAGTTAGgcaatataaaatatatacatatatatatatatatattattatatatataatgtgtattataagaaaaataaataattttgtgaaatataataacacAATAATAGTTGcacattatataatataaaaaaaaaaaatatagtaataataataataataataaataaaatgagatataaaattatagaAAATTAGCATGTATGAATTAactattaataaataaacaaataaataaatataaataaatataaataaatataaataaataaatatatatatatatatatatacatatatttattatatacatcTTAAACCTTTtaatttgtattattattattattgttatgTTGTACTTTTACAAactatttattattatttatttattttattttatgtatcGTCATAGAAATCTTTGCTCTTGGTGGTATTAGTATGTTTTACATTTTGTAAAAGATTTTGTTGTGGGTCATCAAAATCTTtgtattcatttttatttggaTTGTTTAATACATGTAAATTATGATTTATAAAacttttatttcttttaaaaatagaatttttatgattataatttttgaaCATGTaattatactttttttccatcataaaaagaaaatgaaaagaatgTGGAGTTTCataaaatttctttttcattatttgaATTTCAGTTTCGGttattaatttcattttaaatTGATTATGTTTTAAGAAGATATGATTTGGTAAATCATTAATATGATTAAAAAGTTTTTTACATTTAGAACATCTAATATCACTTTGTTTATTATCACTTGTTGTTAGTGCATAATCCTTTTTTAGAATATCTAAAAattcatttgttttttcaatattaatattttcataatatttgttattaatAGCATTTTTGATTTCATTATCAAAATGGACTAGCCATTTCAACTGAAACTCTGATATCTTGATTTGTTCTTCATcttgaagaaaaaatatttcgttttttttattatttaataatttatataataacatatcatttgtatattttaatttataattcCTATTTTCATTATGATCATTAGTTTCATTATGCATTACAAAAgaattttgattttttaaatcattaTATCCACTATTTATtgatatatcattttttatatcctcatttaataaattagtTTCATCAATAGATATACTAttaattatcatattatctaagtatttattatccttttctatattacagttttcataaaatattgGAATAAAATTCTTGTGTAATTTTTTCTGCCCTACATTTACTCTTAGATAGAAATAACCACATTCTCTAAGTAGCTCATCATAtgtattaaatttttttgctgaataataacaaaaattatgaacaaatcttaaatacaaaattaaaatatctaatttttttttcacatCGTAATTTTGTTCTTGATTATTTTCTATCATAGAAATTATGGGGCTCTCCGTAACATTCTCCTTGtcaataatatttttgtcctcatttatattatcatcattataacCATTCTTGTTGTTCTctatattactattattattattatcatttaatgTATTTACCTCAAATGTATTTTTGCTCTTATCATTAAACGATTCATCATGTTCTTCTTTGTCATCAacttttcttcttttatttacttgatcatttaaatatgtGTCATCGCTCATTTTGTTAAAGAGGTCCATATTAATGCCACATGAATAATCTAATTTTCTTACAAGTTCTTTTGCCATATTataatctttttttattctttctATATGTGAACATATGGGTGgacatattttaaaatcaatggtattatatatatttctcCTAACATTATTCATGTACCACTGATGAATAGGTATAGCATACGAATTTTCTCGTATAGTATTTAATACATTAGTAGCTGaagttttattattaaaatatatattagcTCTTCTAAAAAAAGGATGTGCTCTTGTATCTTTGGTATTATATACATCccatatatttatattcatcacattatattttaaagtACTGAGtgtatttaatatatgaaatttatttatatgcaTAGGTATATGATCTACATGTATTGATGTACCACCTATATAATTTAAGatttttgttaatatattattatcattaatattatcaattttgcattttattttttctttccaCAGATTagatatatacatattttcttcatttaatatggaattatttttattttcctccatattattatgtgaATTATCTAATTTTGATTTGGTATTATCATTACTTTTTATGTTGTCAGCACTTTctatatcatcatcatattctatattattcttttcaCTAGCCCCCCCTTCTTCTATATTCGTATTTATCTCTAAACTGAAatcattaaaattattatttttatataatattataaattctttaaaataattctgagctgtttttatatttaacatattctgttcattaatatattttacacGAAATCGTTCAACGAAAAAAGGACTAGTACACTcattattacatataatatctaaattttttttaatattttttatagcttgattttttatttcatttgCCATATCTTCTATACTTTTGTATTTTCTGTTATCATTAAAGAATGCTTTTGTAATTTCcgataaaatatattgctctttattattataacttTCATCAgcatttttaaaattacTAAAAACATATCTTTCAAATTCTTCATCATCCTCAAATTCgattttctttttttttaaatttatattttctttcaCTTTAACTAGAacattttcttcttcaatggttttttttcttttcttttcattcGTATTTTCATTAGTAGGCGAACTCATTTTTTgtaccaaaaaaaaaaagaaaaaaaaaaaagagaaaaaaaaaagagaaaaaaaaaNNNNNNNNNNNNNNNNNNNNNNNNNNNNNNNNNNNNNNNNNNNNNNNNNNNNNNNNNNNNNNNNNNNNNNNNNNNNNNNNNNNNNNNNNNNNNNNNNNNNNNNNNNNNNNNNNNNNNNNNNNNNNNNNNNNNNNNNNNNNNNNNNNNNNNNNNNNNNNNNNNNNNNNNNNNNNNNNNNNNNNNNNNNNNNNNNNNNNNNNNNNNNNNNNNNNNNNNNNNNNNNNNNNNNNNNNNNNNNNNNNNNNNNNNNNNNNNNNNNNNNNNNNNNNNGTAAAAATGTAATGCTTgacaaataaaaaaaataaaaataaataaataaatatatatatatatatatatatatatatatatatatatatatatatgtgaatataatctatatattgtaaataGTTCAAATAGTTTTGTTTTTCATcaatatgataaaaaaaaaaaaaattatgttaaatgaacattttaacaaacaatataatgtgagtattttcttttcaaaaatagttctatatataaaacgTTAGATTTTTCAAAtggtatatatttttataataaataaa
This is a stretch of genomic DNA from Plasmodium reichenowi strain SY57 chromosome 14, whole genome shotgun sequence. It encodes these proteins:
- a CDS encoding hypothetical protein (conserved Plasmodium protein, unknown function), whose product is MSSPTNENTNEKKRKKTIEEENVLVKVKENINLKKKKIEFEDDEEFERYVFSNFKNADESYNNKEQYILSEITKAFFNDNRKYKSIEDMANEIKNQAIKNIKKNLDIICNNECTSPFFVERFRVKYINEQNMLNIKTAQNYFKEFIILYKNNNFNDFSLEINTNIEEGGASEKNNIEYDDDIESADNIKSNDNTKSKLDNSHNNMEENKNNSILNEENMYISNLWKEKIKCKIDNINDNNILTKILNYIGGTSIHVDHIPMHINKFHILNTLSTLKYNVMNINIWDVYNTKDTRAHPFFRRANIYFNNKTSATNVLNTIRENSYAIPIHQWYMNNVRRNIYNTIDFKICPPICSHIERIKKDYNMAKELVRKLDYSCGINMDLFNKMSDDTYLNDQVNKRRKVDDKEEHDESFNDKSKNTFEVNTLNDNNNNSNIENNKNGYNDDNINEDKNIIDKENVTESPIISMIENNQEQNYDVKKKLDILILYLRFVHNFCYYSAKKFNTYDELLRECGYFYLRVNVGQKKLHKNFIPIFYENCNIEKDNKYLDNMIINSISIDETNLLNEDIKNDISINSGYNDLKNQNSFVMHNETNDHNENRNYKLKYTNDMLLYKLLNNKKNEIFFLQDEEQIKISEFQLKWLVHFDNEIKNAINNKYYENINIEKTNEFLDILKKDYALTTSDNKQSDIRCSKCKKLFNHINDLPNHIFLKHNQFKMKLITETEIQIMKKKFYETPHSFHFLFMMEKKYNYMFKNYNHKNSIFKRNKSFINHNLHVLNNPNKNEYKDFDDPQQNLLQNVKHTNTTKSKDFYDDT